The stretch of DNA GATTTGCCGCTTCCAGATTTGATTGTCATCGATGGAGGCAAAGGGCAGATGAGTGCTGCCATTGAAGTTCTGGAAGACGAACTGGGACTGGATATACCGGTTTGCGGCCTTGCCAAGGATGACAAGCACCGGACCAGTGAGTTGCTGTACGGCGACCCGCCGGAAGTCGTCGATTTTGATCGGAATGCCCAGGATTTTTATCTGGTACAGCGCATCCAGGATGAAGTCCACCGCTTCGCCATCAGCTTCCACCGCCAGCTGCGCGGAAAGAGCGCAATCAAATCGAAGCTGGATGATATCCCGGGTGTGGGCGAGAAGCGCAGAAGTTTGCTCATGCGTCATTTTAAATCCGTCACTGCCATTCAAGAAGCATCGGTCGATGAAATCACCAAGCTCGGTATACCTGCACCTACGGCAGAAGTCATCTTGAACCATTTGAACAATCCTCCCGAAACGGAAGGTGAATAGGACTGGACCTTGGAAACAGGGTCTAGTTTCTTTTTGTTAAAAGGATTGCAAATACCTGATCCATCAGCAATAAAAAAGGCATCTGCTTCTGCAGATGCCTTTTTTCAATCTTCTTTGGCAAAATAGACATTGAATTGGACATATTCCTTCTTCGGCACGTTCTCATCCACGCATTCACAAAAAAGTTCCTTGATCTGCTCGATGCTGGCAGCGAGGAATCCAGCTTCCATCCGGTATTCCTGACCGAGACCGACTTCCCATCTATGTATGACTGGAGCTCCAGAGAGTTCGAATGTCATTTCGTGACGCTTTTGCTTGACAAGGTTCAAATTTCCCCAGCCCATCTGAATGAAAAAGTCCTCGACTTGTTCCAGCGATGCCGGCTTTACTTGCCGCGCCAGCTTCTTGCCCATCACATAAAGGATGGAGGAAGCGTCCTCACCTAATAAGTCTGGTATACTGACAAAACGCAATATATCATGGCCGGCTCCGTGGGTGATGAGCTGCTCCATATAATCCTTGTCGAATTGTTGCATTTTCTTTTGCATGCATGTCTTCCTTTCCCGCCTTGTTGCAATTACAAAGTATCTTTACTCACTTTAACACGAAAACCAGGTAAACTGCCAATGCTTTTAGCTGAATGGGCAATGTTTAGGAAACTGACAGGATTCGCTGTGAGCCGCACGGATTATAAAAAATAAAAAAATAGATTAGTAAATTTTTTAAAGCGTTTTCTTGACGCCTAATTTTGATAGTTATACAATAATATTGTTAATAACGGATTCGGTTTTCGATCGATTTTATTTTTAATCGGTTATGAAAACGCAATCATTCTGTTAATTCAGAGAGCTACTGAGGGGGTACGTATGAACGAGAATCGAGAGTTTTTCTACCGCAGGCTTCATTCGTTGTTGGGAGTGCTTCCAATCGGAATTTTCCTTATCCAGCATTTGGTGATCAACCATTTCGCTGCATATGGAAGCGGCAGCTTCAACACTGCTGCCAGTTTCATGCATAACCTGCCATTCCGCTTCGTGCTTGAATGGGTGGTCATCTACATACCGATCCTGTATCATGCCATTCTCGGTGTGTACATCGTGCTGACAAGCAAGAACAATACAAGGAGATTCGGATATTTCCGGAACGTGATGTTCCTGCTGCAGCGGATCACGGGTATCGTGACATTGATTTTCATTGCATGGCATGTTTATCAAACCCGGGTCATGACGATTTTTACCCAGGAAACGATTGATTTTGATTTCATGGAGGCCATCCTGACGCAGCCATTCTTCTTCTGGTTCTACTTGATCGGCGTCATTTCCACGACGTTCCATTTCGCGAACGGCTTATGGAGCTTCCTGGTTACTTGGGGAATCACGGTTTCTCCGCGTTCCCAGCGAATCGCGACATATGCGACGCTGCTTGTGTTCCTTGGCGTAACGTATTTGGGGGTGCGCTCACTGCTGGCATTCAGCATGGGAGTATAAGAAAGCAGCTTTAAGAGAGGGGACTTAAAGATATGAGTAAACGAAATATAGTTGTTGTCGGCGGGGGTCTGGCAGGCTTGATGGCGACCATCAAAGCAGCAGAAGCCGGCGTTCATGTAGATTTGTTATCCATCGTTCCGGTCAAACGCTCGCACTCCGTATGTGCCCAAGGGGGCATCAATGGAGCCGTGAATACAAAAGGGGAAGGGGATTCCACCTGGGAGCATTTCGATGATACGGTGTACGGCGGGGACTTCCTTGCCAACCAAGGACCCGTCAAAGGGATGTGTGAAGCAGCGCCAAGCATCATCCATATGCTCGACCGGATGGGCGTCATGTTCAACCGCACACCGGAGGGGCTGCTGGATTTCCGCCGATTCGGCGGCACGCAATATCACCGGACAGCTTATGCCGGTGCGACGACTGGTCAGCAGCTCTTATATGCGCTCGATGAGCAGGTGCGGCGTCATGAGACAGCCGGGCTTGTTACGAAATACGAGGGTTGGGAATTCGTCCACGCCATCATCGATGAAGAAGGTGTCGGACGCGGTATCCTGACCCAGAACATCCAATCCCATGAATTGCGCGCAATCAGGGCAGATGCCGTCATCATGGCGACAGGTGGTCCTGGTATCATCTTCGGTAAGTCGACAAACTCGATTATCAACACAGGCTCTGCGGCCGGTGCTTTATACGAGCAAGGTGCAATTTATGCGAATGGAGAGTTCATCCAGATCCACCCTACGGCCATCCCTGGTGACGATAAGCTACGTCTGATGAGTGAATCCGCCCGCGGGGAAGGCGGTCGTGTATGGACGTATAAGGATGGGGAGCCTTGGTACTTCCTTGAAGAGAAATATCCAGCATACGGCAACCTTGTGCCACGTGATATCGCGACAAGGGAAATCTTCGATGTCTGCGTGAATCAGAAGCTCGGCATCAATGGGGAGAACATGGTTTATCTCGACCTGTCCCATAAGGATCCGAAAGAGCTTGATATCAAACTGGGCGGAATCATCGAGATCTACGAAAAATTCGCGGGGGACGATCCGCGCAAGGTACCGATGAAAATCTTCCCGGCAGTGCATTATTCCATGGGCGGACTTTGGATCAGCGATGATCAGATGACGAATATACCAGGGATCTTTGCAGCCGGCGAATGTGATTATTCCCAGCATGGTGCCAACCGCCTCGGCGCAAACTCCCTTCTGTCGGCGATCTATGGCGGAATGGTTGCCGGACCGAATGCAATCAAATATATCGAGGGTCTGGATAAGCATGCAGATGATCTTTCCAGCAAGCTGTTCGATGATGCTCTTGCCAAAGAGCAGGCTGCATTCGATAAGATGATCAAAATGGACGGCAAGGAAAATGCGTACAAGCTGCACCGTGAGCTGGGGGAATGGATGACGGATAATGTGACCGTGGTCCGGGAAAATAGCAAACTGCTTAAAACGGATGATAAGCTGCAGGAGCTGCAGGAGCGCTGGAACAATATCAATATCCACGATACATCGCTATGGAGCAACCAAGGCGTCATGTTCACCCGCCAGCTGAAGAATATGCTGCACTTGGCCCGAGTGATGACGATCGGTGCATATCAGCGCAATGAGAGCCGCGGCGCCCATTATAAACCGGAATTCCCGGAACGGAATGACGAGGAGTTCTTGAAAACGACGATGGCCAGATATGACGAATCCTCCAATTCGCCAGATATCTATTACGAAGATGTCGATACTTCCTATATCAAGCCGAGAAAACGCGACTACAGCCAAGCGAAAGCGAAGGAGGCAAAAGCATAATGGAAGCGACGAAAACGAAGCAAGAGACGATTACACTGATTGTGACCCGTCAGGATGATCCGAGCAGCGCTCCTTATGAAGAAACGTTCAAGGTGCCATACCGGGAGAATATGAACGTCATCTCTGCATTGATGGAGATACGGAGAAACCCGGTGAATGCGGAAGGGAAGGAAACGACCCCGGTCTATTGGGATATGAACTGTCTGGAAGAGGTCTGTGGAGCATGTTCCATGGTCATCAATGGTAAACCAAGGCAATCCTGTGCAGCACTGATCGATAAATTGGAGCAGCCGATCCGTTTAGAGCCGATGTCCACGTTCCCGATCATCCGTGATTTGGCAGTCGACCGTTCCCAGATGTTCGACAGCTTGAAAAAAGTGAAGGCTTGGGTGCCGATTGACGGTACGTATGATCTTGGTCCTGGTCCGCGTATGCCAGAGAAGAAAAGGCAATGGGCCTATGAGCTTTCCAAGTGCATGACCTGCGGTGTGTGCCTGGAAGCTTGCCCGAACGTAAACGACAAATCCGATTTCATCGGACCGGCCCCGATTTCCCAAGTGCGCTTGTTCAACGCCCATCCGACTGGCGCGATGAATAAAGCAGAACGTCTGGAAGCACTGATGGGTGAGGGAGGCATCGGCAGCTGCGGTAACTCACAGAACTGTGTGCAGGTTTGCCCGAAAGGTATTCCATTGACCACATCCATCGCCGAAATGAACCGTGCGACAAATATCCAGTCGTTCAAGAACTTCTTCGGAAGCGATTCGAACTATTGAGAAATTATAATAACAAAACGGAACTCTTATATAGAGTTCCGTTTTTGCTTTGATCGGGCTTTTATATTGCAGTACGTTTCACGAAGAGTCAATCATGCTTCATGTTAATTTCAATCACTGAGAGTAGGCAAGCAAGACGATATTCAGAGTTTACTGCCCAGTCGGGATTCCCTGTCATCCAAAAATGCAACTTGGATCGGCTCCAATAACCAAGGGATTACGAGCTTAAACCGCGTTCGAATATATCAACCACTTCTTCAAGGGATGCTTCCAAGCCGACGTCCAGCTTAAATCCATCTCGATTAATCAAGTCGACGAATCCATGCAGCATACTTCTGAAGCCGCGGATTGCATGGATCTTTTTTTCATTTTCCAACTCATAAGATTGAAGGGCGGCTCCGACGAGTTGAACGAGAGCATTTGCATATTCCCCATTACCGCCTGGCAGGGAAGCAGCATACAACCCGGGATTGGTATTCGCGAAAGTCACATACGCCTTTGCGAGTGACAGCATTGGCTGTGCCGTCTGTTCTGTACCTTTCAAAGCCTCATACAGTTGCTTTTGGGAAGCTTCAGCCATTGCCTGCTTGATCTCCTCCAGGTTTTTGAAGTGGTTGTACAGGGAGGGCGGTTTGATTGTCAGGGATCGGGCAATGTTTGCCATGGTGACAGCTTCATAGCCGTGCTGCTCTGCTAAAGAAAGTGCGGCATCTAGAATGTCAGTTTTTGTGAGATGCATTTTAGGCATGACGTCTTGTCCCTTTGTCAGCAAGCAGGATTGCTTCGTTCATTTTGGCTGCCGGGCTGTGCAGTAGATCGCCATGTCCAATCGCCAGGATAGTAGGTTCTAAGTCTGCCAGCTTCCTGGCAGATTGAATCGCGCACTCCTTATTCCAAGTTGCCCAGCCAGGGAATGGGAATCGCCATCTGACATCCCCGGAGACTGCCATTCCTCCGCGGAGCTGAAAGGCATCTCCGGCAAGAAGCGCGCCATTCCGACGATCGACAAATGCCAGCATACCTGGTGAGTGCCCGGGGGAGGAAATGACTTCAAGTGAGCAGACTCGATCACCTTCGTTCAAGAGATCATCTGGTTTTGTCCTGATATCTTTTGGATAGCTGCCTTTGATCGGAAGCCCCTCTGCTGTTTTCTCTTTATTGTGGAGTATATCCCACTCCATCCCTGACAGCATGACCTTCACATCAGGCAAGGCAGCTTTCAAGCCGTCCAAAGCGCCGATATGGTCCGAATGTGCGTGTGTCAGCACGATCCTGGTAATCGGTTTTCCGATTGTACGGGCAGCTGAAAGAATGGATGATACGGAGGAAGGCAGGGCAGCATCAACCAATGTCAATTCGTTTTCTTCTTCAATTAAATAACAGTTCACTGGAAATAAACGAGGCATGAAAGTAAGCTGATATAAACTATCTTGTTTACGAATACGCATGAATCCCACTCCAAACTAATGATATTAGTTAAACTATAAACTAATGGCATTAGTTTAGCAAGGAATTATTTCCCATGAGTTGGATTTATGATAGGGTGAGCATAAGAAATTTCGACTAAGCAGGAGGGCTTCATTCGTATGCTGGGAGAAACAGACGCTGCGGATGGAGGATTTGAGCAGACGGCAGTGTGGAGATTCGGCTGGTCATTCGACGCCACTCACAGCTGCTGGTTTCGTTGTTTGCTTGCAGTTTATGCATATGGAGGAGGGGAGTTCAGTGAAACGGCAGGTCATTGCCCTTGGCGGCGGAGGATTTTCAATGGAGCCGGACAACTTGGCACTTGATCGATATATTCTTTCGCAAAGTGAGGAAAAAGAACCTAGAATTTGCTTCATTCCGACAGCCAGCGGCGATAAGCCGGAGTATATCCGGCGTTTTTATGAAGCATTCGGTCGGCTTACATGCAAACCTTGTCATCTGTCTTTATTTGAGCCGTTGTTTCAGAATCTGCATGATTTTGTGTTGGAACAGGATATTCTCTATGTCGGTGGAGGCAGTACGCGGAATTTGCTGGTATTGTGGCAGGAATGGGAGTTGGATGGGATAATAGCCGAAGCTTATCAAAATGGCGTGATCCTGGCGGGGATTAGTGCAGGGGCTAATTGCTGGTTTGAAGAAGGTGTGACAGATTCATTGAATGGACCTCTGTATGCAATAGAGGGGCTAGGTATGCTATCGGGCAGTATCTGTCCGCATTTTGATGGCGAGATAAAGCGGAGGCCGGCATATTTGGAGGCCATCGGGAAAGGGACCATGAAAGAAGGATACGGGGTGGATGAACAGTTGATTCATGTAATCTGTTCCAGGAGGAATACCCCCGCATATAAAATAAGCAGGCAAGGAGTTGGAACTTTTGAAGAGGCTATACCGGCTGCTTACCTGGATTAGATTCTCTATCACATTTGTATCCAACACAACATGCTGGCTGCCTTGGTCAGGCAGCAGAGATCATCCTTATTTCTCGAATGTATAGCGGTTTTTTGAAAAAATAAAAAGCAGCCTTGCAGCGATTGTCTGCAAGGCCGCTTTCTTAGCGGAAGAAAGGCAGGTCAGTTGCTCCGACCAGGCGAGCGTAAAGGAATAGCTGTCCTTTATGGTGCAGCTCATGATCATACATAGCCTGCAGATAGAGTTCTTTTTTGCCTTGCATACCGGGGATTTTTGCTTCATTTTGCAAAGCCAATTCTTCATCTGTGACCTTATCAAAGGCTTGTATGGTCTGATCCGTGAAATGCTGAACGGCTTTCTTCAGGTCGTCCATCGTATGGACTTCGGGAAGCTCCGGTGCCGTCATTGTTTCTGTTTTTACCATATTCACGAACATGTCATTCGATCCGACTATGTGAAGTACCAGGTCGCGAAGTGCCATCGCATCTTCCCATGGCTTGAAATCAAGATGGCCATCTTCGATTTGGTCCAGCAGGCTGATCAATACATTGCGGTGCTGCAGCCAGTTTTCTTTCCAATATGCTGTTTTGCTCATATGTACACTCCTTTTAGATTATTCATGTCCACTATAAATGATAGCAATCGGTATGTCATCCGTGGAAAACTGCGTGAATCGGATAAGTTGTACCAGTTTGATCGCAATCAGCGCTAGGATCAATCCTCATTCACAAGCATAGTCGTCCTTATCCCGGTCAAACTTGCGCTGATAAGCAGGGTGGGTGCTTGGTACACCATCAGGGTATGTTTTTCTCAATTCCGTGCAATTGGCAAAGTTCGCTGATTCATTTGAGTTGTCCTCATTTGATGCATCAGAGGTATCCTGATTGGTGGCACAGCCGTCAAAGCCGCGTTCCGTAGCATATCCGTCTTGCTTCCAAACTGCAGCACCTTTGTTTTTGGCAGATGCTTCGGCTTCCTCGAATGCATCAAGATATCGCGTATTTGGCGGATACACATAAGCCACCCGTGCCAATCCTTCCTCGAGCAAGGTCTGCTGGACGCTTACTCCATCTGCGTAAACATAAGCAAGCAGCCGTCCATATTTGTCCATTCTTTCCCCTACATCGAACTCCAGCTCCAGTTTATCTGCATTCGTCACCAATTCTTCGTTTCGTTTGGAAGCTTCTTTCCCGTAAGGCTGCACACATTTGTTTGGTGCCTTCGTCTCGGGGGTATCGATGAGTAAATAGCGGACTGTTTCTTCTTGACCATTGTAATTCACTTTGATGGTGTCCCCATCCACGATCCTTACCAGTGAAACTTCGGCTCTATCTGTCGTTCCGGACGTCGTCGTTGCCTGTGTCTTCGAATCCGGATGCTCATTTGAGGTATTGGCTGTTCCGCATGCACTGATCAAAAACAAGGAGATGATCAGCCAAATTGTACTATGTATCGTATTTTTCATGTTGTGAATGCTCCTTCATAGCTGTAGCTATCCTTATGATACGAAGGAAAACGCCGGCTAACAAGAGCAAAAAGCAGTGCATCTTTACCGGATGCACTGCTTTTTTCATTCTGGTATATATGGCAGATCCAACGTCTTTGGCATATTGATGACATGCGTTTCAGCATAGGCGAGAAGACCTTCTTTTCCATATTCGCGTCCGATTCCGGATTGCTTCACGCCACCGAACGGGAAGCGGACATCCAGTCCCTGGATGGCAGCTGTATTGATCATGGTCGTACCGGCTTGGATGTGTTTCGCTACTTCAACGGCATGCTCTTCCTTGCCCCATACCGAGCTGGTCAGCCCATAAATGCTGTTATTGGCAAGCTGAATGGCATGCTTGTCGTCCTTGAAGGGCAGGATGGGCACGGTAGGTCCGAACTGTTCCTGCGCCACGATTGGATCATCATAATCAGCACCCAGCACAAGCGTGGGCTGCATAAAGTAACCCTGCTGATATAATTCTTCATCCATTATCTTTCCAAGCTTGATGACTTCGGCGCCTTTTTGCTGGCTCTGATCGATCAGGCTCTGGACAAATTCCATTTGCTTTTTGTTATTGACAGGACCCACCGTGACTCTTTCATCAAATGGATCTCCGACTCGGATCCATTTATCGGCTGCTTCCCGGTATTTTTCGATAAACTGATCGAAAATGGATTCATGTACGTATACCCGCTTGGCAATCATACAAATCTGCCCGGCTGTCAGGAAATTCGAAATAACAAGCCGCCGCATCGCCTTTTCGTCATTCACATCAAAATCATCCAGCACGATGGCGGCATCATTACCGCCGAGTTCCAGTGTCATATGCTTGATCGTATCGGCTGCAGCTTTCATGATATGCTTCGCCGTTTCGGTTCCGCCTGTAAAAGCGATTTTGGCAACCTTCGGATTAGAGGTCAATTCTACGCCAACCTCGGCTTCGCCGTGCACCAGATTCAATACACCCGGCGGGAATTCATCGGCGATCAGCTCCGTTATTTTGCTGACCGCAAGAGGGGCCAGCGGGCTTGGTTTCAGCACCATCGTATTTCCGGCAAGCAGCGCCGGCGCAATTTTGATGGTGGAGAGCGAAATCGGATAGTTCCAAGGGGAAATGGCAGTGACGACGCCAACTGCATCATGGGCGATGATCGTTTTGCCGCCGCTATGCTCCTGTACCTCATTTTGGAGGGCCTCGGCGATATTATCGCAAGCAAATTCCATCCACATCAAGGAAACGCCAATCTCTCCTTCGGCATCATACAATGCCTTGCCGTGCTCCCGTGACAGAAGGGCTGCAATTTCCGGAGTCTTATCTTTGATTTTCTGGATGGCGCGTCTCATGCGGGCGATTCGATCATCGAAGGTTGTCTCTCGCCAGGTGGTGAAAGCTGCATCTGCTGCATCGATCGCTTGGATGGTTTCTTCTCTCGTATTCAATGGTGCGTACCCGACGATTTCCTCCGGATGTGCCGGATTCTCGCGGGGGGCTTGTTTCTCTGCTTTGTGTTTCTTGCCATCGATGATGGCATCGATGACGATAGGTTCGGTCGGCATAAAGCATCCCTCCGTTTTAGATTGAAAACATAGTAATAATCTACCCGGAAATCGGAGGTTATTAACCTATTTAGTAAAATATTTTTATAAAGAATGAAGCCCAGGAGGCTTAAATGTAACAGGGAGGGATCTTTGCACAGGCGTAAAAATGGAAAAAGAGCTGACCGGAGAACGATCAGCTTTTTTTCAATTTGCCGTACCCTAAAAGATGCAGCGCATTCTTGAGGCTGGATAATGTGGAGAGTGATTTGAAATCCAAACCGAGCGACACCATCGTCTGGGCGATCTCCGGTCGGATACCAGTGATGATCGTTTCGATACCGCTGATTTTAAGGGACTGGACAATTTGATAAATCTGGTCGGCCACCATCGTATCGATCATCACAACACCCGAAACATCCAAAACGAGATGATTCAGTTCCAGGGCATTTCCCTGTGTCAACGCTGTTTCCATGATCAGCTGGGCACGGTGCGTATCGATATCCCCGACAATAGGTATCACTGCCAATCCTTCAAAAATTGGAACGACCGGAACGGACAGTTCTTCCAGCGCACTGTACGCAATATTCATCATCTTCGTATTATGGCTCTCGAACTGCTTGCCAATCTCAAAGCTGACCATCTCCAGCATCGGGTCGATGATCTTCGATACGTCAAGCATCGTAATGGGAGCAAAATGGCGTTCCTCCAGTTCCTCTGTGAAAATGTTCCATATGACGCTCCGGAAGCTGGATACATACTGTAATGTGGCAGTCAAAGAGGTATTCATTTCAGTAGCGGTCTTTCCGGCCCTGGCTCCCCAGCAAAGGAAGTTCTGTTTTACTTCTTCCTTATTATCTTCCGCGAAAAGAATGGCACCGATGTTGAAAACAAGTTCTGCATTGAATTCGGATAACTCTTCTTTTGGAAGGGATAAAATGCGAAGCTCCTGGTTCAGCTTCGAATCGAGGTTCTGCAGGACAGAATCGGCTATGATGTCCTTGTTCTTCTGTATCTTCCGACCAATATATCTTAATTCGTCTTTCATTCTGATTCCCCTTTAAATGTACTGCTTTATGAACATACTTCTTCAATGATAATCCATGAGAATGGGTAAGGAAAGCTAAAAGGGATTGGAAAAGCCCCCCCTTATTTGTGAAACAAACAGCTTTCCGTACAAGTCTGCCTACTGTTATTCCCGATACGGCCCGTGATTAAACAAAGTCCATTTCTGGCAGGGAAGTGTTTGAAAAGTAAGAAGCGTATCCAAGTGATGGCTTGAATACGCTTTTTATAGTGTGATCTTGATAGGAACCAACTAAAAGGCTTTCCGTCGATAAATGAATGTAGTGATACCCCAGGAAGCTGTGTAAATGACTATGCCAAGAAGCAGGGCGCTCGTATAAAGGATTGGCATAGATAAACCGAGAAGGAAATCCGTTACGGATGTCAGCCTTTCTCCTAAGTAGGATACTATAGGAGGAACGATACCAGCCAAAACCAGGAAGCTGACCAATGCAAATGGGGAACTATAACCTGGTTTCATGATGTAAGTCATCGGCAGGTAAAAAGATAGCAGCAATAAGGCCAGACTGCTGCTTATGGCAATATCTGCGATTGAAAAAGGCCTATTGAAAACATACAATAAAACACTCGTCACCCCGATAGATAAAATGATGAAAACAATTGTCCCGAGAAAGCGGGAAGCAATGATTTCGAAGCGTGTATAAGGCATCGAATTCAATAAAATGTTTGTTTCCGGTTTTTCATCATAAGCAATCGTATTCACGGGCATTATGAGACTGGCAAGCAGAAAGATAAAAACTGAATCCTGTCTTCCCACTATGACAAAAAATAATATCAGTAATAGATAGAGCAGCAGTTGACGTTTCTGGATGATGAAGTCCCGCCTGATTAAATTAAACACGCTGCACACCGCCTTTCAAATGAAACATAATATCCTCAAGTGTGGCCCTTTCAATAACCACGCTGTCCCCAAAAATTTCTGCCACGGCATCCACATTTTCCGTCAGGGCTTCAAAGCCTGTTGACAAACGATTTAAGTGCACGAATGCCTTTTCTGTATCTTGATCCAGAAACTCTGTCCTTCCTTTGACAAGCGCATAATTTTCCGTTATGTCATGGATGGAATCATTAAAAATTAATTCCCCCCGATTTATGAAGGCTATGTAATCTGCGATGCGATTCAAATCTGTGGTGATATGGGTGGAGAAGAAGATGGTGCGGTTCCCATCCAGCATTATTTCCTGTAAAAGCCCGAGCAGCTCCCGTCTGAAAATAGGATCCAGGCCTGCTGTCGGCTCATCCATGATGATCAGCTCTGCATGATGGGACAAAGCGATCGCCAAGGATGCCTTCATTTGCATACCTTTCGAGAAATGTTTGATCGATTTATGGAGCGGAAGCTCAAACTGTTCCGCATATTGGGCAAATAATGCATCATCCCAATGTTTGTACGCTGGAGCTACAATACGTTTTATATCTTTTAAATGCAGACCTTCGAAATACACATTGTCATCGTAGACAAATCCAATTCGTTGCTTGATGGCTTTCTCATGTGTCTTGTAGTCCAACCCAAATACCTTCACTCCACCGGCATCCGGCTGCAGCAGATTCATCATCATCTTGATCGTCGTTGACTTACCAGCACCATTTGCACCGATAAAGCCATGCACAAAGCCGCGCTTCACTTGCAGATTCATGTCATTGATAGAGAAATCTTTGAAACTCTTTGACACATTGCTCAATTCCACTACATTCTCCATTTGCATCACTCCTCGTATAAAATCCTTAATAACTGCTGCAATTCATCCAGGGACAAACCAATTTCCCGACTATTTGCAATGACAGCATGCAGCTGCTCTTCAATGACTTTCAGTTTTTTCTCTTTGATAAAGTCTAAATCTTGTTCCGCAACAAAGGAGCC from Terribacillus sp. FSL K6-0262 encodes:
- the sdhB gene encoding succinate dehydrogenase iron-sulfur subunit, whose amino-acid sequence is MEATKTKQETITLIVTRQDDPSSAPYEETFKVPYRENMNVISALMEIRRNPVNAEGKETTPVYWDMNCLEEVCGACSMVINGKPRQSCAALIDKLEQPIRLEPMSTFPIIRDLAVDRSQMFDSLKKVKAWVPIDGTYDLGPGPRMPEKKRQWAYELSKCMTCGVCLEACPNVNDKSDFIGPAPISQVRLFNAHPTGAMNKAERLEALMGEGGIGSCGNSQNCVQVCPKGIPLTTSIAEMNRATNIQSFKNFFGSDSNY
- a CDS encoding thermonuclease family protein encodes the protein MKNTIHSTIWLIISLFLISACGTANTSNEHPDSKTQATTTSGTTDRAEVSLVRIVDGDTIKVNYNGQEETVRYLLIDTPETKAPNKCVQPYGKEASKRNEELVTNADKLELEFDVGERMDKYGRLLAYVYADGVSVQQTLLEEGLARVAYVYPPNTRYLDAFEEAEASAKNKGAAVWKQDGYATERGFDGCATNQDTSDASNEDNSNESANFANCTELRKTYPDGVPSTHPAYQRKFDRDKDDYACE
- a CDS encoding TetR/AcrR family transcriptional regulator, whose product is MPKMHLTKTDILDAALSLAEQHGYEAVTMANIARSLTIKPPSLYNHFKNLEEIKQAMAEASQKQLYEALKGTEQTAQPMLSLAKAYVTFANTNPGLYAASLPGGNGEYANALVQLVGAALQSYELENEKKIHAIRGFRSMLHGFVDLINRDGFKLDVGLEASLEEVVDIFERGLSS
- a CDS encoding DinB family protein translates to MSKTAYWKENWLQHRNVLISLLDQIEDGHLDFKPWEDAMALRDLVLHIVGSNDMFVNMVKTETMTAPELPEVHTMDDLKKAVQHFTDQTIQAFDKVTDEELALQNEAKIPGMQGKKELYLQAMYDHELHHKGQLFLYARLVGATDLPFFR
- a CDS encoding DUF2507 domain-containing protein, with the protein product MQKKMQQFDKDYMEQLITHGAGHDILRFVSIPDLLGEDASSILYVMGKKLARQVKPASLEQVEDFFIQMGWGNLNLVKQKRHEMTFELSGAPVIHRWEVGLGQEYRMEAGFLAASIEQIKELFCECVDENVPKKEYVQFNVYFAKED
- the sdhA gene encoding succinate dehydrogenase flavoprotein subunit; the encoded protein is MSKRNIVVVGGGLAGLMATIKAAEAGVHVDLLSIVPVKRSHSVCAQGGINGAVNTKGEGDSTWEHFDDTVYGGDFLANQGPVKGMCEAAPSIIHMLDRMGVMFNRTPEGLLDFRRFGGTQYHRTAYAGATTGQQLLYALDEQVRRHETAGLVTKYEGWEFVHAIIDEEGVGRGILTQNIQSHELRAIRADAVIMATGGPGIIFGKSTNSIINTGSAAGALYEQGAIYANGEFIQIHPTAIPGDDKLRLMSESARGEGGRVWTYKDGEPWYFLEEKYPAYGNLVPRDIATREIFDVCVNQKLGINGENMVYLDLSHKDPKELDIKLGGIIEIYEKFAGDDPRKVPMKIFPAVHYSMGGLWISDDQMTNIPGIFAAGECDYSQHGANRLGANSLLSAIYGGMVAGPNAIKYIEGLDKHADDLSSKLFDDALAKEQAAFDKMIKMDGKENAYKLHRELGEWMTDNVTVVRENSKLLKTDDKLQELQERWNNINIHDTSLWSNQGVMFTRQLKNMLHLARVMTIGAYQRNESRGAHYKPEFPERNDEEFLKTTMARYDESSNSPDIYYEDVDTSYIKPRKRDYSQAKAKEAKA
- a CDS encoding peptidase E, giving the protein MKRQVIALGGGGFSMEPDNLALDRYILSQSEEKEPRICFIPTASGDKPEYIRRFYEAFGRLTCKPCHLSLFEPLFQNLHDFVLEQDILYVGGGSTRNLLVLWQEWELDGIIAEAYQNGVILAGISAGANCWFEEGVTDSLNGPLYAIEGLGMLSGSICPHFDGEIKRRPAYLEAIGKGTMKEGYGVDEQLIHVICSRRNTPAYKISRQGVGTFEEAIPAAYLD
- a CDS encoding succinate dehydrogenase cytochrome b558 subunit; translated protein: MNENREFFYRRLHSLLGVLPIGIFLIQHLVINHFAAYGSGSFNTAASFMHNLPFRFVLEWVVIYIPILYHAILGVYIVLTSKNNTRRFGYFRNVMFLLQRITGIVTLIFIAWHVYQTRVMTIFTQETIDFDFMEAILTQPFFFWFYLIGVISTTFHFANGLWSFLVTWGITVSPRSQRIATYATLLVFLGVTYLGVRSLLAFSMGV
- a CDS encoding MBL fold metallo-hydrolase, with the translated sequence MRIRKQDSLYQLTFMPRLFPVNCYLIEEENELTLVDAALPSSVSSILSAARTIGKPITRIVLTHAHSDHIGALDGLKAALPDVKVMLSGMEWDILHNKEKTAEGLPIKGSYPKDIRTKPDDLLNEGDRVCSLEVISSPGHSPGMLAFVDRRNGALLAGDAFQLRGGMAVSGDVRWRFPFPGWATWNKECAIQSARKLADLEPTILAIGHGDLLHSPAAKMNEAILLADKGTRRHA